A window of Pan paniscus chromosome X, NHGRI_mPanPan1-v2.0_pri, whole genome shotgun sequence genomic DNA:
ttaaaaatgttcattaagCTCCAATGATTGTTTGCTGCTATCCTTATCTACAGTCATGCTGAGTAAAGCTATAGCTAAATGGAAGTTAAATTGTATTCACGAGGTGTTAATGTTTACATCTTATTATCTGCAGTCTCTGAGAGAAAGCAAAAGTAACTACAAATAGCGCTATGCCAGAAACTGGTTTCTTGACCAACAATGTCGCTTCAGCATGCAATGAACTGGTTCATTCTAAAGTGGTCACGGCTGTTGATGACAAGAggctttgtatttttatatggcACATCTTTTGGTCCATGTGAAAACAAGTTTTTTGAATGTTAACTATTTTCTGACACTTTGGAGTTACTGTTGCTCTTCCCATTTCCATTAGGTCGATATATGGTTCATGGCAATACTGTACAAGTTTAAAATTTCATTACGGGAAGTAGTCTGGGGTACGACGAGTAACATGTGGCTCGCCTCTACGAGGTGCTGGGTCAAACTGCAAGAAAGAGTATTTTAGAGTATCGTCAAGTTCCATGATTGCAGCTTGGTTACCACAACGATAACAATAGTTTGGAGCACTGAAAATCGTTACTACATTCCGGTCATGGCACCAGTTATATCCCTCCATCACTAGCTGGTGAGCTCTAGACACCAACGTGAGGCCATTGGCATGATTAAATGTCTCAGAAATATCTTGCCCAAAGGTGTAACCAGCTACTCGAGGAGATATACCCCAACCACCACGGTCATCTGGATCTGACCACAGCAAGTCACACATTGGACCCTCATGGGGAACTTCTTGTAGGCGATCAAGTACTCTGATATGATCCAGTGTATCTATAGATGGCGAGAGACCACCATGTAGACAGAAGATCTGCCCATCCACCAAGGCAGTGAGAGGAAGATAGTCAAAAAGatctgtaaaatatttccaaacatttgcatttccatattttCTTAAACATTCATCATAGAAACCATAAACTTGTGTGATCTGTCTGCTCTCATGATTCCCTCGAAGAATGGTGATGCGTTCACGGTAACGAACCTTAAGAGCTACAAGCAGTGTAACTGTTTCAACTGAATAATATCCTCTGTCAACATAATCTCCCATAAACAAGTAATTTGTATCTGGTGATTTGCCACCAATTCTAAACAGTTCCATGAGATCATGAAATTGCCCATGCACATCTCCACAGACAGTAACTGGACATCGAACCTCTTGCACGTTGGATTCTTTTGTCAGGATTTCTTTAGCCTTCTCGCAGAGGCTCTTGACCTGGGACTCGGACAGCTGCTTGCACTCGTTCAGCTGCTCGATCCACTGGTCCAGCTCCTTGGTGAACACCTTCTCGTCCATGATGCCACCCGCCCCAGCCGGCTGACGCTCCGCGCTGCTCCCGCGCCGCCGCCCGCACACGGGCCTACACACACACGCCGCCGCCGGTTCCTCGTGTACTTCTGGCGGCTGTTGAGGCTGGCGCTGGCCCGCTGGCTCTCACCGCAGTACTCGGCCGTCGGCCGCTGCGCCTCCTCCTCCGCTCGCTGAGGCTCCAGAGCTCGGCTCTTTGTAATGGCGGCCGCCGGGCGTGGTGACGTCACGCCCGGCGTCAGGAGGCGGCGGGGAGCGGAGGGGAAAAGGGCCGGGGAGCAAGCTGCGCAACTGCAGAGCCCTCCCCGGGCGGCCGCACGACCGGAGTTGGGGCGCAAACTGGGGGTCAAAGCGCAGGCGCGACGTGGCCAGTCTTCATACTTTTAACTgtatggagcagaatagagaacccaaaactAATCTACACACCTACAAATTCAGCAATTTGTCTCACATATTCTTTCACGTTCAGTAATTTGTCTCACCACAAGCCCATCCATTCCAAGCTCCAttttcagagatgaggaaagTTATGTTCTAAAGTTGACCTGCACTTTGTATGTAAACGTTATCATAGTCCACAAAACACTGTGAGCTCTTTGAGAGCAGagattcagtttttaaatttttttttatttttaatttttgcggGCACAAATTAGGTTTGTATACTTATGGGGCGGATGAGATGTTTTGTTAAAggtatgcaatgtgaaataagcacatcatggagaatggggtattctAACCCCTCAAGCATTAattctttgagttacaaacaatccaattacactctatTAGTTATTGTAAAATGTCCAGTTCAATTATTATGTACTGTAGTCACCTGGTGTGCTATCAAATACAAGGACTTATTCAttctaactgtttttttttttttttcagtactcACTAACCATCCACACCTTCATTAAGCaccctactacccttcccagcttctggtaaccatccttcacTCTGTATGTCTGAGttcaattgctttgattttttagatactacaaataagtgagaaagtGAAGTCAGCCAGTTACAGTCTTTCTGtaacttcacttaacataattatctccagttccatccatgttattacaaatgacaggatctcattttttatggctgaatagtagtcCATTGTAGATaactaccacattttctttatacattcatctgttgatgcacacttaggttgctgccaaatcttagctattgtaaggATTGCTGCAACCAATATATAGGGTGCAGATatatcttcaatatactgatttccttcatttggggtatatacccagcagtagaATTGCCAGATcacatggtagctcaatttttagttttttgaggaatcttcaaactgttttccatagtggttgtactgatgtacatgcccaccaacagtgtgcaaagttcccttttcaccacatccctgccagcatttgttactgcctgtcttttggataaaagccattttaactggggtgagatgatatctcattgtagtcttgatttgcatttctctgatgatcagtgatgctgagtactttttcatatgcctgttttgcatttctatgtcttctgtaagaaatgtctattcagatcttttgcccattttttttgaTCAACTTAGATTTttccctatagagttgtttgagctccttatatattctggtgatTAATCTtttgtcaaatggatagtttgcaaatattttctcccattctgtgggttgtctcttcacttcgtGATTGTATcatttgctgtacagaagcttatTAACCTGCTGTGATCCCATTTGTACAATTTCGCCTTAGCTGCCTATGCTTGTGGTGTAttcctcaagaaatttttgcccagaccaatgtcctggagatttttcccaatgttttcttgtagtagtttcaagGTTTGATGTCATAGATTTaagtatttcattcattttgatttgatttttgtatatggtaggAGATAGGGGTCTACTTTCATCcttctacatatggatatccagttttcccatcactatTTATTGAACAGACTAAtgtccccagtgtatgttcttgcaACTTCTGTCAAAAATGAGCTCACTGGAggtgtgtgaatttgtttctgggttctctattctgttccatttatctgtgtACCtgttttatgccaataccatgctgttttggttactatagctccgtctgtagcataatttgaagtcaggcaatgtgattgttccagttttttcttttttcttaggatagatttggctattctgggtcttttgtgattccatataaattttaggaaaattttttctatttctgtagagaatgtcatttgtattttgatagggatggcattgaatctgttgaTGCTTCGGGtactatgaacattttaacaatattgatttttccaatccatgaaaatgaaatatttctccCCTTTTTGGTGTCCTctcaaatttctttcatcagtgttttatagttctccttatagagatttttcacttcttttgttaagttaattcctaggtatttaattttatgtgtggttaCTGTAAACGGGattacctttttatttcttttcacattgttcactgttggcatgtagaaatgctactgatttttatatgctgATACtgtatcctgcagctttactgaatttgtttatcggTTCTAAtacttttccttttcaatttggatgccctttatttctttctcttgtctgactgctctatTGTGGActgccagtactatgttgaatatcaGTGGTgtcagtgggcatccttgtcgtgttccagatcttagaggaaaggctttcagtttttccacatttagtatgatactagctgtgggtctgtcatatatggcttttattatgttgaggtatgttccttctatcctcggttttttgagagtttttatgatgaggggatgttgaattttatcaaatgcttttttggcaTCAGTTGAAGTGATCATATAggatttttccttcattctgttgatatgatgtatcacattgatttgcatatgtagaaccacccttgcatcccaggaatagatcccacttggt
This region includes:
- the LOC100987323 gene encoding serine/threonine-protein phosphatase 2A catalytic subunit alpha isoform, which encodes MDEKVFTKELDQWIEQLNECKQLSESQVKSLCEKAKEILTKESNVQEVRCPVTVCGDVHGQFHDLMELFRIGGKSPDTNYLFMGDYVDRGYYSVETVTLLVALKVRYRERITILRGNHESRQITQVYGFYDECLRKYGNANVWKYFTDLFDYLPLTALVDGQIFCLHGGLSPSIDTLDHIRVLDRLQEVPHEGPMCDLLWSDPDDRGGWGISPRVAGYTFGQDISETFNHANGLTLVSRAHQLVMEGYNWCHDRNVVTIFSAPNYCYRCGNQAAIMELDDTLKYSFLQFDPAPRRGEPHVTRRTPDYFP